From a single Streptomyces misionensis genomic region:
- the murG gene encoding undecaprenyldiphospho-muramoylpentapeptide beta-N-acetylglucosaminyltransferase, with amino-acid sequence MHVVLAGGGTAGHIEPALALADALRRQDPTVGITALGTERGLETRLVPERGYELALIPAVPLPRKPTPELITVPGRLRGTIKAAEQILERTKADAVVGFGGYVALPGYLAAKRLGVPIVIHEANARPGLANKIGSRYAAQVAVSTPDSKLRGARYIGIPLRRSIATLDRAAVRPEARHRFGLDPNLPTLLVSGGSQGARRLNEVTQAVAPWLQQAGIQILHAVGPKNELPRVQQMPGMPPYIPVSYLDRMDLAYAAADMMLCRAGAMTVAELSAVGLPAAYVPLPIGNGEQRLNAQPVVKAGGGLLVDDAELTPEWVQQNVLPVLADPHRLYEMSRSASEFGRRDADDLLVGMVYEAIASRR; translated from the coding sequence GTGCATGTCGTACTCGCCGGTGGAGGGACCGCCGGCCACATCGAGCCCGCGCTCGCCCTCGCGGACGCCCTGCGCAGGCAGGACCCGACCGTGGGGATCACGGCCCTGGGCACGGAGCGCGGCCTGGAGACCCGGCTCGTACCGGAGCGCGGCTACGAGCTGGCGCTGATCCCGGCGGTGCCGCTGCCGCGCAAGCCCACTCCCGAGCTGATCACCGTCCCGGGCCGGCTGCGCGGCACCATCAAGGCCGCCGAGCAGATCCTGGAGCGCACCAAGGCGGACGCCGTGGTCGGCTTCGGCGGCTACGTCGCCCTGCCCGGCTACCTGGCCGCCAAGCGGCTCGGCGTGCCGATCGTGATCCACGAGGCCAACGCGCGCCCGGGCCTGGCCAACAAGATCGGCTCCCGGTACGCGGCCCAGGTCGCCGTCTCCACGCCGGACAGCAAGCTGCGGGGCGCCCGGTACATCGGCATCCCGCTGCGCCGCTCCATCGCCACGCTGGACCGCGCCGCCGTCCGCCCCGAGGCCCGGCACCGCTTCGGCCTCGACCCCAACCTGCCCACGCTGCTGGTGTCCGGCGGCTCGCAGGGCGCCCGCCGGCTCAACGAGGTGACGCAGGCGGTCGCCCCGTGGCTCCAGCAGGCCGGCATCCAGATCCTGCACGCGGTCGGCCCGAAGAACGAACTGCCGCGTGTGCAGCAGATGCCGGGGATGCCCCCCTATATCCCGGTAAGTTACCTGGACCGGATGGACCTCGCGTACGCCGCGGCCGACATGATGCTCTGCCGCGCGGGCGCGATGACCGTCGCCGAACTCTCCGCCGTCGGGCTCCCGGCCGCCTACGTCCCGCTGCCCATCGGCAACGGCGAACAGCGGCTGAACGCCCAGCCGGTGGTCAAGGCGGGCGGCGGACTCCTCGTGGACGACGCGGAACTGACGCCGGAGTGGGTGCAGCAGAACGTGCTGCCCGTGCTCGCCGATCCGCACCGCCTCTACGAGATGTCCCGCTCCGCGAGCGAGTTCGGCCGCCGGGACGCCGACGACCTGCTCGTCGGCATGGTGTACGAGGCCATCGCCTCGCGCCGTTAG
- the ftsW gene encoding putative lipid II flippase FtsW: protein MPSSRTGKPPVQRASRRPAVSRSVRENPVQRAVTRARRAWDRPLTAYYLIAGGSTLITVLGLVMVYSASQVTALQMALPGSYFFRKQLLAAVIGGVLLLAASRMPVKLHRALAYPILAAAVFLMALVQVPGIGMSVNGNQNWISLGGSFQIQPSEFGKLALVLWGADLIARKQERRLLTQWKHMLVPLVPAAFLLLGLIMLGGDMGTAIILTAILFGLLWLAGAPTRLFAGVLSVAAVIGVILIETSPNRMARLACIGATEPRAQGADCWQAVHGIYALASGGLFGSGLGASVEKWGQLPEAHTDFIFAVTGEELGLAGTLSVLALFAALGYAGIRVAGRTKDPFVRYAAGGVTTWIIAQAVINIGAVLGLLPIAGVPLPLFSYGGSALLPTMFAVGLLIAFARDEPAARTALARRQPRFGRKRAGGSGAERGPRRWNTMRRRASAARSSGER, encoded by the coding sequence ATGCCCAGTAGCCGTACCGGAAAGCCCCCCGTGCAGCGGGCGTCCCGGCGCCCCGCCGTATCCCGGTCCGTGCGCGAGAACCCCGTACAGCGGGCCGTCACACGCGCGCGGCGGGCCTGGGACCGGCCGCTGACCGCCTACTACCTGATCGCCGGCGGCAGCACGCTGATCACGGTGCTGGGCCTGGTGATGGTCTACTCGGCCTCCCAGGTCACCGCGCTCCAGATGGCGCTGCCGGGCTCCTACTTCTTCCGCAAGCAGCTGCTGGCCGCCGTGATCGGCGGGGTGCTGCTGCTGGCGGCCTCCCGGATGCCGGTGAAACTGCACCGGGCGCTGGCCTATCCGATCCTCGCCGCCGCCGTCTTCCTGATGGCTCTGGTGCAGGTGCCCGGGATCGGCATGTCGGTCAACGGCAACCAGAACTGGATCTCCCTGGGCGGCTCCTTCCAGATCCAGCCCAGCGAGTTCGGCAAGCTCGCCCTGGTGCTGTGGGGTGCGGACCTGATCGCCCGCAAGCAGGAGCGGAGGCTGCTGACCCAGTGGAAGCACATGCTGGTGCCGCTGGTGCCGGCCGCCTTCCTGCTGCTCGGACTGATCATGCTCGGCGGCGACATGGGAACCGCGATCATTCTCACAGCGATCCTGTTCGGCCTGCTGTGGCTCGCGGGCGCCCCGACCCGGCTGTTCGCGGGCGTGCTCTCGGTCGCGGCCGTGATCGGGGTGATCCTCATCGAGACCAGCCCCAACCGGATGGCCCGCCTCGCCTGCATCGGCGCCACCGAGCCCCGCGCCCAGGGCGCCGACTGCTGGCAGGCCGTGCACGGCATCTACGCGCTCGCCTCCGGCGGACTCTTCGGCTCCGGGCTCGGCGCGAGTGTGGAAAAATGGGGTCAACTCCCGGAAGCGCACACCGACTTCATCTTCGCGGTCACCGGTGAGGAACTGGGTCTGGCGGGGACGCTGTCGGTGCTCGCCCTGTTCGCGGCTCTAGGCTATGCGGGTATCCGCGTGGCCGGACGCACGAAGGACCCCTTCGTGAGGTACGCCGCGGGAGGCGTGACCACCTGGATCATCGCTCAGGCGGTGATCAACATCGGGGCGGTGCTCGGCCTGCTGCCGATCGCCGGCGTCCCGCTCCCGCTGTTCTCCTACGGAGGGTCCGCCCTGCTGCCGACCATGTTCGCCGTCGGGCTGCTGATCGCCTTCGCGCGTGACGAGCCCGCCGCGCGGACGGCACTTGCGAGGCGGCAACCTCGCTTTGGTAGAAAGCGGGCGGGAGGCTCCGGTGCGGAGCGGGGGCCTCGGAGATGGAACACGATGCGACGGCGTGCCTCGGCGGCGCGTTCGTCCGGAGAGCGGTGA
- a CDS encoding YggS family pyridoxal phosphate-dependent enzyme: MTDRKTELAGNLATVEERIARACAAAGRARDEVTLIVVTKTYPASDVRILSELGVRHVAENRDQDAAPKAAECADLPLEWHFVGQLQTNKVRSVVGYADVVQSIDRDRLVTALSKEAVRAGREVGCLVQVALDAGASGRGERGGVAPEGIEELAELVARSPGLRLDGLMTVAPLTGEYAGREQAAFERLMDLSTDLRRAHPAATMVSAGMSADLEQAVAAGATHVRVGTAVLGVRPRLG; encoded by the coding sequence ATGACGGACCGTAAGACCGAACTCGCCGGGAACCTGGCGACAGTGGAGGAGCGCATCGCCCGCGCCTGCGCGGCGGCGGGGCGCGCCCGCGACGAGGTGACCCTGATCGTGGTCACCAAGACCTACCCGGCGAGCGATGTGCGGATCCTGTCGGAGCTCGGTGTGCGCCACGTCGCCGAGAACCGCGACCAGGACGCCGCGCCGAAGGCCGCGGAGTGCGCGGATCTGCCGCTGGAATGGCACTTTGTCGGTCAGTTGCAGACCAACAAGGTGCGTTCCGTGGTCGGTTACGCCGATGTCGTGCAGTCGATCGACCGCGACCGGCTGGTCACCGCACTCTCCAAGGAGGCGGTGCGCGCCGGGCGCGAGGTGGGCTGCCTGGTCCAGGTGGCGCTCGACGCCGGCGCGAGCGGGCGGGGTGAGCGCGGGGGCGTCGCCCCCGAGGGAATCGAAGAGTTGGCCGAACTCGTCGCCCGATCGCCGGGACTGCGGCTCGACGGACTGATGACCGTCGCCCCGCTCACCGGGGAGTACGCGGGGCGCGAACAGGCGGCGTTCGAGCGCCTCATGGATTTGTCGACCGACCTGCGCCGAGCCCATCCGGCTGCAACCATGGTGTCGGCAGGGATGAGTGCGGACCTTGAACAGGCCGTGGCGGCCGGGGCGACACATGTGCGCGTCGGCACTGCGGTACTCGGTGTCCGTCCCCGGCTCGGGTAA
- the murD gene encoding UDP-N-acetylmuramoyl-L-alanine--D-glutamate ligase has product MGSGKVTTGSAPFDFQGKHVTVAGLGVSGVPAAKALHARGALVTVVNDGDDDRAREQAAGLEALGITVRLGDGATLPEGTELIVTAPGWKPDKPLFLAAAEAGVPVWGDVELAWRLRGPDAAPWLAVTGTNGKTTTVQMLAAILKAAGLRTAAVGNIGVSLLDAVLGEEEYDVLAVELSSYQLHWAPSLRAHSAAVLNLAPDHLDWHGSMEAYAADKGRIYEGNKVACVYNVADKATEDLVREADVEEGCRAVGFTLGTPGPSQLGVVEGILVDRAFVENRQKNAQELAEVSDVRPPAPHNIANALAAAALARAFGVPATAVRDGLRSFRPDAHRIEHVADIDGVAYVDDSKATNTHAAAASLAAYDSIVWIAGGLAKGATFDELVATAAGRLRAVVLIGADRALIREALARHAPEVPVVDLDRTDTGAMLQAVTEARRLAVAGDTVLLAPACASMDMFTNYNQRGDAFAAAVRELRA; this is encoded by the coding sequence ATGGGCAGCGGAAAAGTGACCACCGGCTCGGCGCCCTTCGACTTCCAGGGCAAGCACGTCACCGTCGCGGGACTCGGCGTCTCCGGCGTCCCGGCGGCGAAAGCACTGCACGCGCGCGGCGCGCTCGTCACCGTCGTCAACGACGGCGACGACGACCGCGCCCGCGAGCAGGCCGCCGGCCTGGAGGCGCTCGGCATCACCGTGCGCCTGGGCGACGGGGCGACCCTCCCGGAGGGCACCGAGCTGATCGTCACCGCCCCCGGCTGGAAGCCGGACAAGCCGCTGTTCCTGGCGGCGGCCGAGGCGGGCGTCCCGGTCTGGGGCGACGTGGAGCTGGCCTGGCGGCTGCGGGGGCCCGACGCGGCCCCCTGGCTGGCCGTCACCGGCACCAACGGCAAGACCACCACCGTGCAGATGCTCGCCGCCATCCTGAAGGCGGCGGGCCTGCGCACGGCGGCCGTCGGCAACATCGGCGTCTCGCTGCTGGACGCCGTCCTCGGCGAGGAGGAGTACGACGTCCTCGCCGTGGAGCTGTCCAGCTACCAGCTGCACTGGGCGCCCTCGCTGCGCGCCCACTCCGCCGCCGTCCTCAACCTCGCGCCCGACCACCTCGACTGGCACGGCTCCATGGAGGCCTACGCCGCCGACAAGGGCCGCATCTACGAGGGCAACAAGGTCGCCTGCGTCTACAACGTGGCCGACAAGGCCACCGAGGACCTGGTGCGCGAGGCCGACGTCGAAGAGGGCTGCCGGGCCGTCGGGTTCACCCTGGGCACCCCGGGCCCCTCCCAACTCGGCGTCGTGGAAGGCATCCTGGTCGACCGCGCCTTCGTCGAGAACCGGCAGAAGAACGCGCAGGAGCTGGCCGAGGTCTCCGACGTCCGCCCGCCGGCCCCGCACAACATCGCCAACGCCCTCGCGGCGGCGGCCCTCGCGCGCGCCTTCGGGGTGCCCGCCACGGCCGTACGGGACGGACTGCGCTCCTTCCGGCCGGACGCCCACCGCATCGAGCACGTCGCCGACATCGACGGCGTGGCCTACGTGGACGACTCCAAGGCCACCAACACCCATGCCGCGGCGGCCTCGTTGGCGGCCTACGACTCCATCGTGTGGATCGCGGGCGGACTGGCCAAGGGCGCGACCTTCGACGAGCTGGTCGCCACCGCGGCCGGGCGGCTGCGCGCGGTCGTGCTGATCGGTGCCGACCGGGCCCTGATCCGCGAGGCCCTCGCGCGACACGCGCCGGAAGTACCCGTCGTCGACCTCGACCGGACCGACACTGGGGCGATGCTCCAGGCGGTGACGGAGGCCCGGCGGCTCGCGGTCGCCGGCGACACGGTGCTCCTCGCTCCGGCCTGCGCCTCCATGGACATGTTCACCAACTACAACCAGCGCGGTGACGCGTTCGCGGCCGCGGTCCGCGAACTCCGCGCCTGA
- a CDS encoding UDP-N-acetylmuramoyl-tripeptide--D-alanyl-D-alanine ligase translates to MIALSLAEIAAVVGGQTHDIPDPSVRVTGPVVRDSREVVPGSLFAAFVGERVDGHDFAPQVVEAGAVAVLASRPVGVPAIVVEDVQSALGALARHVVARLGATLVALTGSAGKTSTKDLIAQVLSTKAPTVFTPGSFNNEIGLPLTALTATEETRFLVLEMGARGIGHIRYLTGLTPPRIGVVLNVGSAHIGEFGGREQIAQAKGEIIEGLPEDGAAILNADDPLVRAMAPRTKAKVVLFGESAEADVRAENVRLTDTGQPSFRLHTPSGAADVTMRLYGEHHVSNALAAAAVAHELGMSAEEIATALSGAGSLSRWRMEVTERPDGVTIVNDAYNANPESMRAALRALVAMGKGRRTWAVLGKMAELGDEALAEHDAVGRLAVRLNVSKLVAVGGIEASWLQLGAYNEGSWGEESVHVSDAQAAIDLLRSELRPGDVVLVKASRSVGLEGVAAALLETGAEGEVAAR, encoded by the coding sequence GTGATCGCCCTCTCCCTCGCCGAGATCGCAGCTGTCGTCGGCGGGCAGACGCACGACATACCGGATCCGTCCGTGCGGGTCACCGGACCGGTCGTCCGGGACTCCCGGGAGGTGGTGCCCGGCAGCCTGTTCGCCGCCTTCGTCGGCGAGCGCGTGGACGGCCACGACTTCGCACCGCAGGTCGTCGAGGCGGGCGCGGTCGCCGTACTGGCGTCGCGTCCGGTCGGTGTGCCCGCGATCGTGGTCGAGGACGTGCAGAGCGCCCTCGGCGCCCTCGCCCGGCACGTCGTGGCCCGGCTCGGCGCCACCCTCGTCGCCCTGACCGGCTCGGCGGGCAAGACCAGCACCAAGGACCTCATCGCCCAGGTGCTGAGCACCAAGGCGCCGACGGTGTTCACGCCGGGCTCGTTCAACAACGAGATCGGGCTGCCGCTGACCGCCCTGACCGCGACCGAGGAAACCCGTTTCCTGGTCCTGGAGATGGGCGCCCGCGGCATCGGCCACATCCGCTACCTCACCGGCCTCACCCCGCCGAGGATCGGCGTCGTCCTCAACGTCGGCAGCGCGCACATCGGCGAGTTCGGCGGGCGCGAGCAGATCGCGCAGGCCAAGGGCGAGATCATCGAGGGGCTGCCGGAGGACGGCGCCGCGATCCTCAACGCCGACGACCCGCTGGTGCGGGCCATGGCACCGCGTACCAAGGCGAAGGTGGTCCTTTTCGGAGAGTCGGCCGAAGCGGACGTACGCGCCGAGAATGTACGACTCACGGACACCGGACAGCCTTCCTTCAGGCTTCACACACCCTCCGGTGCAGCTGATGTGACGATGCGCCTGTACGGTGAGCATCACGTGTCGAACGCGCTCGCCGCGGCCGCCGTCGCCCATGAGCTGGGCATGTCCGCGGAAGAGATCGCCACCGCGCTCTCCGGGGCGGGCTCCCTCTCCCGCTGGCGCATGGAGGTCACCGAGCGCCCGGACGGCGTGACCATCGTCAACGACGCCTACAACGCCAACCCCGAGTCCATGCGGGCCGCCCTTCGGGCGCTCGTGGCCATGGGCAAGGGACGGCGCACGTGGGCCGTGCTCGGCAAGATGGCCGAGCTGGGGGACGAGGCGCTCGCCGAGCACGACGCCGTCGGACGGCTCGCCGTCCGGCTCAACGTCAGCAAGCTCGTCGCCGTCGGGGGGATTGAGGCCTCCTGGCTGCAACTGGGCGCATATAACGAGGGTTCGTGGGGTGAGGAGTCGGTGCACGTGTCCGACGCACAGGCGGCGATCGACCTGTTGCGCAGCGAGTTGCGCCCGGGGGACGTCGTCCTCGTGAAGGCGTCACGGTCGGTGGGGCTCGAAGGCGTCGCCGCGGCGCTGCTGGAGACCGGTGCCGAGGGTGAGGTTGCCGCCCGATGA
- a CDS encoding cell division protein FtsQ/DivIB, whose product MAGPTTRQRGERQQESSGPPLARGLGRPRLRTIVILAVAVVLVGAGSVWVLYGSSWLRVTRVPVSGTRVLTPAEVRAAAAVPVGAPMVSVDTGGIEARLRRELPRIDTVEVTRSWPHGIELKVAERTPVLLIRKGRGFVEVDREGVRFATVSQPPKGVPLLRISASATGPAAASLRRFGPDRLTREAVRIAGDLPRPVGSLTRTVLVRSYDDVELELADGRTVAWGSAENGRAKARSLTALMKAASGARHFDVSVPTAPASSGS is encoded by the coding sequence GTGGCCGGACCGACGACCCGTCAGCGCGGGGAACGCCAGCAGGAGTCGTCCGGCCCGCCGCTCGCCCGCGGACTCGGACGACCACGCCTTCGTACGATCGTCATCCTGGCCGTGGCCGTGGTGCTCGTGGGAGCCGGTTCCGTATGGGTGTTGTACGGCTCCTCCTGGCTGCGGGTCACCCGGGTTCCGGTCTCCGGCACCCGGGTGCTGACCCCCGCCGAGGTGCGCGCGGCCGCGGCCGTTCCGGTCGGGGCGCCGATGGTCTCGGTGGACACCGGCGGCATCGAGGCCCGGCTGCGCCGGGAACTGCCCCGGATCGACACCGTCGAGGTGACGCGTTCCTGGCCGCACGGCATCGAGTTGAAGGTGGCCGAGCGCACTCCGGTCCTGCTGATCCGCAAGGGCCGGGGCTTCGTCGAAGTCGACCGCGAGGGCGTCCGGTTCGCCACGGTCTCCCAGCCGCCCAAGGGCGTTCCGCTGCTGCGGATCTCCGCGTCCGCAACCGGTCCGGCCGCGGCGAGCCTGCGCCGCTTCGGCCCCGACCGGCTGACGCGGGAGGCGGTCCGGATCGCCGGCGACCTGCCGCGCCCCGTGGGAAGTCTCACCCGGACCGTCCTGGTCCGTTCCTACGACGACGTCGAACTGGAGTTGGCGGACGGCCGCACCGTCGCCTGGGGCAGCGCCGAGAACGGCCGCGCCAAGGCACGGAGCCTCACCGCGCTCATGAAAGCAGCTTCCGGCGCACGGCACTTCGACGTCAGCGTCCCCACCGCCCCGGCGTCATCGGGGAGTTGA
- the pgeF gene encoding peptidoglycan editing factor PgeF, translating into MIGQRESVSGAHFAFTDRWGGVSAAPYEELNLGGAVGDTPEAVRANRELAAKTLALDPARVVWMNQVHGAEVAVVDEPWGSGNPVPEVDALVTARRGLALAVLTADCVPVLLADPVAGVAAAAHAGRPGMVKGVVPAAVRAMVELGAAPERIVARTGPAVCGRCYEVPEQMRAEVAAVEPTAHAETSWGTPAVDVSAGVHAQLDRLGVCDRAHSPVCTLESGDHFSYRRDRTTGRLAGYVWLD; encoded by the coding sequence GTGATAGGACAGCGCGAGAGCGTGAGCGGCGCGCACTTCGCCTTCACCGACCGGTGGGGCGGGGTGAGCGCCGCTCCGTATGAGGAGCTGAACCTCGGCGGCGCGGTCGGCGACACGCCCGAGGCCGTACGGGCCAACCGCGAACTCGCCGCCAAGACGCTCGCTCTGGACCCCGCCCGCGTGGTGTGGATGAACCAGGTGCACGGCGCCGAGGTGGCCGTGGTGGACGAGCCCTGGGGGAGCGGGAACCCGGTGCCGGAGGTCGACGCACTCGTCACCGCCCGGCGCGGGCTCGCCCTCGCCGTCCTCACCGCCGACTGCGTGCCGGTGCTCCTCGCCGACCCCGTCGCCGGGGTCGCCGCCGCGGCGCACGCGGGCCGGCCCGGCATGGTCAAGGGGGTCGTCCCCGCCGCCGTACGGGCCATGGTCGAACTCGGCGCCGCACCCGAGCGGATCGTCGCCCGCACCGGACCGGCCGTCTGCGGCCGGTGCTACGAGGTGCCGGAGCAGATGCGCGCCGAGGTGGCGGCCGTGGAGCCGACGGCGCACGCCGAGACCAGCTGGGGCACTCCGGCGGTCGACGTGAGCGCCGGGGTGCACGCGCAGCTCGACCGGCTCGGGGTGTGCGACCGGGCGCATTCGCCGGTGTGCACGCTGGAGTCGGGCGACCACTTCTCATACCGCCGCGACCGCACCACCGGGCGGCTCGCGGGCTATGTCTGGCTGGACTGA
- the ftsZ gene encoding cell division protein FtsZ — MAAPQNYLAVIKVIGVGGGGVNAINRMIEVGLKGVEFIAINTDAQALLMSDADVKLDVGRELTRGLGAGANPAVGRKAAEDHREEIEEVLKGADMVFVTAGEGGGTGTGGAPVVANIARSLGALTIGVVTRPFTFEGRRRANQAEDGIAELREEVDTLIVIPNDRLLSISDRQVSVLDAFKSADQVLLSGVQGITDLITTPGLINLDFADVKSVMSEAGSALMGIGSARGDDRAVAAAEMAISSPLLEASIDGARGVLLSISGGSDLGLFEINEAAQLVSEAAHPEANIIFGAVIDDALGDEVRVTVIAAGFDGGQPPARRDNALGQTSGSAPARREEPAPARQPESRPSFGSLGSVKPKEEPEPAPEPVADIPVAPPVPPVPRPAYSDSAAEELDVPDFLK; from the coding sequence GTGGCAGCACCGCAGAACTACCTCGCAGTCATCAAGGTCATCGGTGTCGGCGGCGGTGGTGTCAATGCCATCAACCGGATGATCGAGGTCGGTCTCAAGGGTGTCGAGTTCATCGCCATCAACACCGACGCACAGGCGCTGTTGATGAGCGACGCCGACGTCAAGCTGGACGTCGGCCGGGAACTCACCCGCGGACTCGGCGCCGGCGCCAACCCGGCCGTCGGCCGCAAGGCCGCCGAGGACCACCGCGAGGAGATCGAGGAGGTCCTCAAGGGGGCCGACATGGTCTTCGTGACGGCCGGTGAAGGCGGCGGCACCGGCACCGGCGGCGCGCCCGTCGTGGCCAACATCGCGCGCTCCCTGGGCGCCCTCACCATCGGCGTGGTCACGCGCCCGTTCACCTTCGAGGGACGGCGCCGCGCGAACCAGGCCGAGGACGGCATCGCGGAACTGCGCGAAGAGGTCGACACCCTCATCGTCATCCCGAACGACCGGCTGCTGTCCATCTCGGACCGCCAGGTCTCGGTCCTGGACGCCTTCAAGTCCGCGGACCAGGTCCTGCTCTCCGGTGTCCAGGGCATCACCGACCTCATCACCACCCCGGGCCTGATCAACCTGGACTTCGCCGATGTGAAGTCGGTCATGTCCGAGGCCGGTTCGGCCCTCATGGGCATCGGCTCGGCCCGCGGCGACGACCGCGCGGTGGCCGCGGCCGAGATGGCGATCTCCTCGCCGCTCCTGGAGGCGTCCATCGACGGCGCCCGGGGCGTGCTGCTGTCCATCTCCGGCGGCTCCGACCTCGGTCTGTTCGAGATCAACGAGGCCGCCCAGCTGGTCAGCGAGGCCGCCCACCCCGAGGCCAACATCATCTTCGGCGCCGTCATCGACGACGCCCTCGGCGACGAGGTCCGGGTCACCGTGATCGCGGCCGGCTTCGACGGCGGCCAGCCGCCGGCCCGCCGGGACAACGCCCTTGGCCAGACCTCCGGTTCGGCCCCCGCCCGCCGCGAGGAGCCGGCCCCGGCACGGCAGCCGGAGAGCCGTCCGTCCTTCGGCTCCCTCGGCAGCGTCAAGCCCAAGGAGGAGCCGGAGCCGGCCCCCGAGCCGGTCGCCGACATCCCGGTCGCCCCGCCGGTGCCGCCGGTGCCGCGTCCCGCCTACTCGGACAGCGCGGCCGAGGAACTGGACGTCCCGGACTTCCTGAAGTGA
- the mraY gene encoding phospho-N-acetylmuramoyl-pentapeptide-transferase: MMNQILFSGVIGLFLTLVGTPLLIKLLARKGYGQYIRDDGPREHASKRGTPTMGGIAFILATVAAYFLSKVITGKPPTFSGLLVLGLMVGMGLVGFLDDYIKIVKRRSLGLRAKAKMAGQLIVGIAFAVLALMFPDARGNTPASTKLSFITDFGWSIGPVLFVVWALFMILAMSNGVNLTDGLDGLATGASVLVFGAYTFIGVWQYQESCANAQTLTNPAACYEVRDPLDLAVVASALMGACLGFLWWNTSPAKIFMGDTGSLALGGVLTGLAILSRTELLVAIMGGLFVLITMSVVIQVGSFRLTGKRVFRMAPLQHHFELKGWSEVLVVVRFWIIQGICVIVGLGLFYAGWAAEK, from the coding sequence ATGATGAACCAGATCCTGTTCTCGGGAGTCATTGGCCTCTTCCTCACCCTGGTCGGCACCCCGTTGCTGATCAAGCTGCTGGCCCGCAAGGGCTACGGCCAGTACATCCGTGACGACGGCCCGCGCGAGCACGCCAGCAAGCGCGGTACGCCGACCATGGGTGGTATCGCCTTCATCCTGGCGACGGTCGCCGCCTACTTCCTGTCCAAGGTGATCACCGGCAAGCCGCCGACGTTCTCCGGTCTGCTGGTGCTCGGCCTGATGGTCGGCATGGGCCTGGTCGGCTTCCTGGACGACTACATCAAGATCGTCAAGCGGCGTTCGCTGGGCCTGCGGGCCAAGGCGAAGATGGCGGGCCAGCTGATCGTCGGCATCGCCTTCGCCGTGCTGGCGCTGATGTTCCCCGACGCCCGCGGCAACACGCCGGCCTCCACCAAGCTGTCGTTCATCACGGACTTCGGCTGGTCCATCGGCCCGGTGCTGTTCGTGGTCTGGGCGCTGTTCATGATCCTCGCGATGTCGAACGGCGTGAACCTCACCGACGGTCTGGACGGCCTCGCCACCGGCGCCTCGGTCCTCGTCTTCGGCGCCTACACCTTCATCGGCGTCTGGCAGTACCAGGAGTCCTGCGCCAACGCGCAGACCCTGACCAACCCGGCCGCCTGTTACGAGGTGCGCGATCCGCTCGACCTCGCCGTGGTCGCGTCCGCGCTGATGGGCGCCTGCCTCGGCTTCCTGTGGTGGAACACCTCGCCGGCGAAGATCTTCATGGGCGACACCGGCTCGCTCGCCCTCGGCGGTGTCCTCACCGGTCTGGCCATCCTCTCCCGCACGGAGCTGCTGGTGGCCATCATGGGCGGCCTGTTCGTCCTCATCACCATGTCGGTCGTCATCCAGGTCGGCTCCTTCCGGCTCACCGGCAAGCGCGTCTTCCGGATGGCACCACTCCAGCACCACTTCGAACTCAAGGGCTGGTCCGAGGTCCTGGTCGTGGTCCGCTTCTGGATCATCCAAGGCATCTGCGTGATCGTCGGACTCGGCCTCTTCTACGCGGGATGGGCAGCGGAAAAGTGA